The following are encoded in a window of Candidatus Acidulodesulfobacterium acidiphilum genomic DNA:
- a CDS encoding MFS transporter: MAFNKKQKKTIAAMSSVVGLRMLAVFLVLPVFVLFAEKFTSSFILIGIAFGIYGLSRAIFQIPFGYISDKIGRKNVLFFGMLLFGIFTFIIGFSDNIYELILFRFLQGVAAESSVAFALVSDTVSESDRTKAMAFLGIPIGLSFVVGIVMGPLLSYYFGYPFLFYISGIFGIISALLIMVLVEEPKSKEMLKEIEVSFKDAVAVFKNKTLANLSLQGFLLSFFMTVFFFGLPLIVKHELGTGYYYKVLIPMVVFSLFAMMKASKKADMGYEVHLLKLSFLLMAVSSIFMFSDAKGYALPVIIIGGILFFTGFSITEPIMPSLVSSSSDKSFVGTSMGVYNTLQFLGSFIGGSIAGLLYESYRSFIPAILIASSLICYLLIMRIKK; encoded by the coding sequence ATGGCTTTTAACAAAAAGCAGAAAAAGACTATTGCGGCTATGAGTTCTGTAGTTGGTTTAAGGATGCTTGCGGTATTTCTTGTTTTGCCGGTTTTCGTGCTGTTCGCCGAAAAATTTACGTCAAGTTTTATTTTAATCGGAATTGCATTCGGTATTTACGGCTTATCGAGGGCGATTTTTCAGATTCCGTTCGGTTATATTTCCGATAAAATAGGAAGAAAAAACGTTTTGTTTTTCGGCATGCTTTTATTCGGCATATTTACTTTTATAATAGGTTTTTCCGATAATATTTACGAACTTATACTGTTTAGGTTTCTTCAAGGAGTCGCCGCAGAAAGCTCCGTGGCGTTCGCATTGGTTTCCGATACCGTTTCCGAGAGCGACAGGACAAAAGCTATGGCATTTCTCGGTATCCCTATAGGATTAAGTTTTGTCGTGGGTATCGTAATGGGTCCTTTGCTTTCTTATTACTTCGGTTATCCTTTTTTATTCTATATTTCCGGCATATTCGGCATTATTTCCGCCCTTTTAATTATGGTTCTGGTGGAGGAACCCAAGAGCAAAGAAATGCTGAAAGAAATAGAAGTTTCCTTTAAAGACGCCGTTGCCGTTTTCAAAAACAAAACGCTTGCAAATCTTTCCTTACAGGGTTTTCTTTTGTCTTTCTTTATGACCGTTTTCTTTTTCGGTCTGCCTTTAATAGTCAAGCATGAATTAGGAACAGGATATTATTACAAGGTTTTAATCCCTATGGTAGTATTTTCTCTTTTTGCCATGATGAAAGCTTCAAAAAAAGCCGATATGGGATATGAAGTTCATCTATTGAAGTTAAGTTTTTTATTAATGGCTGTTTCAAGCATTTTTATGTTTTCCGATGCTAAAGGTTATGCTCTGCCGGTAATTATAATAGGCGGAATTTTGTTTTTTACCGGCTTTTCAATTACCGAACCTATAATGCCTTCTTTAGTGTCGTCTTCATCGGATAAGTCTTTTGTGGGCACTTCCATGGGGGTTTACAATACTTTGCAATTTTTGGGAAGTTTTATAGGAGGAAGCATAGCAGGGTTGCTGTATGAAAGCTACCGCAGTTTCATACCTGCTATTCTAATTGCTTCTTCTTTAATTTGCTATCTTTTAATTATGAGGATTAAAAAATGA